Proteins encoded within one genomic window of Bacillus sp. 1NLA3E:
- a CDS encoding sigma-70 family RNA polymerase sigma factor, with protein sequence MEGFEELAKQYEPMIYKIMKTLHIYKDKDEFFQLGLVGLWEAKLKFDPNKGEFTNYAFTYIKGLFLTEMAKTNRHAERMVFPKDEFWEVIEDTGAKMPFEAKLLLSYCESLSVGQTKWVFYTCVDGLSVREIAAKEGVSVSAVKMWRNGAKRKLRGSLENVE encoded by the coding sequence ATGGAAGGTTTTGAAGAACTGGCAAAGCAGTATGAACCGATGATTTATAAAATCATGAAAACATTACACATTTATAAAGATAAGGACGAGTTTTTCCAGCTTGGTTTGGTCGGCTTATGGGAAGCTAAATTAAAGTTCGACCCTAACAAAGGTGAGTTTACCAACTATGCATTCACGTACATTAAAGGTTTATTTTTAACAGAGATGGCGAAAACAAATCGGCACGCGGAACGGATGGTGTTTCCAAAGGATGAGTTTTGGGAGGTTATTGAGGATACTGGTGCTAAGATGCCATTTGAAGCGAAGTTGTTGCTCTCTTATTGTGAGTCTTTATCAGTCGGGCAAACGAAATGGGTTTTTTACACTTGCGTGGATGGTTTGAGTGTTAGGGAGATTGCCGCAAAGGAAGGTGTTTCTGTTTCAGCGGTGAAAATGTGGCGGAATGGTGCCAAGCGAAAACTTCGCGGGAGCTTAGAGAATGTAGAATAA